The Aminivibrio sp. DNA window AGAATGGGAACAAGCCAAAGCAATATCAGCAGGCTGGAATCCGGACGCTACAACCCTTCCCTGCAATTTCTGAGGCGTGTTGCCCGTGCGCTGGAAAAAGACCTTGAAGTGACATTGAAATAGAAAAGGATGGCCTGGTTTAAATATTCTTTTGGATTGATAGGTTGTTCTCATCCTGAGGTGAGTTAACTCCTCGCTTCGCGCGCTCGGGACGACAGGCAATTTCCATTCGTTCGGGACGGAGGGTGTCATCCTGAGCGGAGCGAAGGATCTCGTTTTCGGTCCGCCATTCCGAACAACTGTAGAGTCAGAACCGAGATCCTTCCCCTCCGGGGACGCGATCGGGCGAAAAAACAGCCCTCAGGATGACAAACAAGGGCAATCCCGTTCGTTCGGGACGGAGGGTGTCATCCTGAGCGCAGCGAAGGATCTCGCTTTCGGTCTGCCATTCCGAACAACTGTAGAGTCAAAACCGAGTGACCTTCCCCTCCGGGGACGCGATCGGGCGAAAAAACAGCCCTCAGGATGACAAAATTCCAGGGCATTGGCCACAGGACAACAGACAAAGACATCTCCGGGGAGGGGGAATCTCGCC harbors:
- a CDS encoding helix-turn-helix transcriptional regulator → MGTSQSNISRLESGRYNPSLQFLRRVARALEKDLEVTLK